Proteins from one Leptospira johnsonii genomic window:
- a CDS encoding RHS repeat-associated core domain-containing protein: MFRTGKYYVILIFCSAILLLAWNPLRPIYSFFSTFFGLETEIPLPFPDVSVNSYGKPGFSLSIQVPPGTRDVVPGISIQYSGSGSGILGKGWSLSGFPQISKNPNLGVHYTSSDGYISSQFGEMISDTNGNYRFKFESFSKAEFDGSAWKLRDKNGIIYEYGKNFSGGSNSRLDGDGVPIAFYLDKVRDRFGNGYDIQYDPENLQSADVLPKEIVYARGNARILFIYENRSERFGEKIFSLTKSLSRKKRLEKIEVYAKDSSGSENLSEVYEFDYNTIDGEVFLSSFHRKNYKPILFSYSSRSNQAQYVKSSGKTFQNSYRASDPSVRSACETTAAFCACTADWGCIVASKYSAPSLCQIGIENYQDICTNGVEMSFAVPADLDGDGSPEMVRVLGNMDSQRFSVSKLTSWDTENLDPISVSGESKGNPIGVTTEGKIFPGDFNGDGKTDFLVLKSNGAKGIVYYGPDLNSVEYSELIAENLQESKPYHFLADVNGDGKIDFLQAKTSTKIQIYLSTGSGFQKSQLLNITDPGNSFQGFVDMDRNGIPDLLRISGTSDPRLILTFYDFKNGNLIELEETEISRSSFGNDGDQFISDLNGDGYPDFAFFSGATSQGTIHYYPFDGRRFRTNGGSAFQTVEVNGAYASKQKQSSSGSSQPYMEIDLTGDGIKDRVTYNYSDLTNPYFIVEVYDTSQTNYLPGFSLYWNQDLAQDLNGDGVPDILRANVSSTEEPDNEDSDSLPQTVTVRNFSVNITNITYYEISIDLKNYLPSANPSGSSSDNAYFNWRNRKEFIDLNGDGRADFLRYDSSGSRLIVSYSNTDSDGNLFYSADGDESWVTGGYLLPLDINGDGKPELLGLNGEKKPFQYPVASSIPFVNTIGVRQFPYESNLELHLLRFRSEIPSGLLTKIENGSYVSDGDVSVQLEYSLSKNHPTANGLGLYDPDHPEILPFVFPDFLTVKLSQKAGTTVLGENSYKYFSSRFYRGGFRNSGYLGFQKIEEANAISNYITETKYDSPFLEAVGTPRAQTKFRNGIKVSEWYKNIQKSNSSNGGIQILESDCLENVYRAGKLFQSSTVSKTYDTYGNMIRKDTSINGTTASEKVSYLNDWNEGVLGKPTDIQVLKNGELVSHRIIEYSNFQISAVKEEMSPGVWKTEAIQAYDSYGNPNLVKESNGNLITVEYDPILHKFPIKMTNGLGQVTLKTYDFANGLELSSTAENGEISRTEYDSQGRAVKSYLPGESDWSEKIEYENTGDLENQLVRKIFRRSNGETLQEDLSNNITKISKRRSSLVNGYVLVEETRRNLEGQVTRKIDPYLEGSNPFSWTDYTYDAEGNQVRSERNDGTVIESETEGLISKTRELLNGNLIKETIEEKNALGQVISSTQQGKTTRYSYDLAGRISEIIDPENGTTTIETDFGGRKTKVISPDSGKIEYEYDPNTGKLSKQKYQNGSSIQYAYDSLGRVSQVKGDSPETGAVYYSYEYDDPEKENGIGRLTKVTDPLGTTEFGYDLRGNQNLVVKKLTEEDLEFVIRKKYNLQNQIEETVYPDGSIAKNLYSEAGFLSGITLTPGDGSGSDFPVVQYQGPILEDGELKIQRQLGNGVRTDIYYDLIKRRPSRFVSVKDTEIYQSIEYNYDQFGNYLSILDKKNPSRTQNFQYDSVNRLVSASGVYGTEEYTYSDSGKLLQKGNLFYSYENPSHKNAVTKVTGQNQSYQYSYDGSGNIISKNGESFRYDPFQKLKEIKTEDQDSIRFDYDFSGTRIRKTKSSDSSKTISLGGLYEVVISPGKSPQHTLYFRGNSGDLVAQWTRADAVLVSYQGDRIFSRTSGIETVWKTLAWAAKDNSIRGIKYLFLMPGTNLGFLYITILLGLGFGFISFREGLWRSVLKFTSPILIVSFSNCSVLIPNSNGNPPWLLPPQFDSNTPNVNTPFEPGGPGSGAGLPVGGFLFLHPDHLGSITMATDGNGNRIAGGDQGGASHISYKPYGEIQRNDSSGPDVFRYKYNGQEEDKETGLYYFKARYYDPIIGRFLQADSVMDTTRPMGMDLYMYTEGNPVRYTDPSGNSILSSFLERNGLGFLNFNLSLSTFFRNAFYVSSQRWSDAGAGIAMALNPVGMIGTAFGAGAVASMAGVTAAATGLGLAIGAGMGASAAATIIALNSVGSMGLGLNASSLGSISAATSIGTTIGAAALAGAAALTLGFTLATVAAATGIATASLVSALAASAAGVAVLVALGALAIASILAITALTVAVGTALFVIAMIPITAMFALGVGMGIVGATLSPFTLQAYVAGGYSKSSFNNIHWDEKNARIAACYSVAGQMLAVTGFYGYLGYTAVTAQAAIIKDIVTYGGYALTGKSVLEQDWGSAGTDLLSYGIKLIWDKDLPLGLIVKAGNATQQTCGGTL; encoded by the coding sequence ATGTTTAGGACCGGAAAATATTATGTAATTCTTATATTTTGTAGTGCAATCTTGCTTTTGGCCTGGAATCCTCTTCGCCCGATATATTCTTTTTTCTCCACATTTTTTGGATTAGAGACCGAGATTCCTCTTCCATTTCCGGACGTTAGTGTAAACTCCTATGGCAAACCTGGATTTTCGCTTTCTATCCAGGTCCCTCCCGGAACTAGAGATGTGGTTCCTGGTATCAGTATTCAATATTCCGGCTCAGGTTCAGGGATCTTGGGGAAGGGTTGGTCCTTGAGCGGTTTCCCTCAGATCTCTAAAAATCCAAATCTGGGAGTTCACTACACTTCTTCCGATGGATACATATCTTCTCAATTCGGTGAGATGATTTCAGATACTAACGGAAACTATCGATTCAAATTCGAAAGTTTCTCTAAGGCTGAGTTCGATGGGTCTGCCTGGAAGCTCCGAGATAAAAACGGGATCATTTACGAATACGGCAAAAACTTTTCCGGGGGATCGAATTCCAGATTGGATGGCGATGGAGTTCCTATCGCTTTTTATTTGGATAAGGTCAGAGATAGATTCGGGAACGGGTATGATATACAATACGATCCGGAAAATTTACAATCTGCGGATGTTTTGCCTAAAGAGATCGTATATGCCAGAGGAAACGCAAGAATACTTTTTATCTACGAAAACCGCTCCGAAAGATTCGGAGAAAAGATCTTCTCACTGACCAAATCTCTTTCTCGAAAGAAAAGATTAGAAAAAATTGAAGTATATGCAAAGGATTCTTCAGGCTCAGAGAACTTAAGTGAAGTATATGAGTTCGATTATAATACTATCGATGGAGAGGTATTTCTTTCTTCCTTTCATCGTAAAAATTATAAACCGATCTTGTTTTCTTATTCGAGCAGGTCGAATCAAGCTCAGTACGTAAAATCTTCCGGAAAAACATTCCAAAATTCTTATAGAGCCTCAGATCCGAGTGTAAGGTCCGCTTGTGAGACCACCGCAGCATTCTGTGCCTGCACTGCGGATTGGGGTTGTATTGTTGCAAGTAAATACAGTGCTCCTTCTCTCTGCCAAATTGGGATCGAGAACTATCAGGATATTTGTACGAATGGTGTGGAGATGTCTTTCGCAGTTCCTGCGGATCTGGATGGAGATGGAAGTCCCGAAATGGTCCGTGTTCTGGGAAATATGGACAGCCAAAGATTTTCCGTTTCTAAACTTACATCTTGGGATACGGAAAACTTAGATCCGATTTCTGTAAGCGGAGAATCCAAAGGAAATCCAATCGGAGTCACTACAGAAGGGAAGATTTTTCCGGGGGATTTTAATGGAGATGGTAAGACCGATTTTCTTGTCCTGAAATCCAATGGCGCCAAGGGGATCGTGTATTATGGCCCCGATCTGAACTCTGTAGAATATTCTGAATTAATCGCAGAAAATCTACAAGAAAGTAAACCGTATCATTTTTTGGCGGATGTAAACGGAGACGGCAAAATCGACTTTTTGCAGGCCAAAACTTCTACAAAAATACAAATCTATCTTTCTACGGGTTCCGGTTTTCAAAAATCACAATTATTGAATATTACAGATCCTGGAAATTCTTTCCAAGGGTTTGTGGACATGGATAGGAATGGGATCCCGGACTTGCTTCGGATTAGTGGGACTTCCGACCCTAGATTGATCTTAACATTCTACGATTTTAAGAACGGGAACTTGATCGAATTGGAAGAAACTGAAATTTCAAGATCTTCGTTTGGGAATGATGGAGACCAATTCATTTCGGATCTGAATGGGGACGGTTATCCTGATTTTGCATTTTTCTCCGGAGCTACAAGCCAAGGGACCATTCATTATTATCCATTCGACGGGAGAAGGTTTAGAACGAACGGAGGCAGCGCATTTCAAACGGTAGAAGTGAACGGTGCTTATGCATCCAAACAAAAACAAAGTTCTTCAGGTTCCAGCCAACCTTATATGGAAATCGATCTCACCGGCGATGGGATCAAGGATCGGGTTACTTATAATTATTCGGATCTAACAAATCCATATTTTATAGTGGAGGTTTACGATACTTCTCAGACCAATTATCTTCCCGGTTTTTCTTTGTATTGGAATCAAGATTTGGCCCAGGACTTAAACGGAGATGGGGTTCCGGATATTCTAAGAGCAAATGTTAGTAGTACAGAAGAGCCTGATAACGAAGACTCTGATTCTTTGCCTCAGACAGTAACAGTTCGGAATTTTTCGGTAAACATTACGAATATTACATATTATGAAATATCTATAGATCTGAAAAATTATCTTCCTTCTGCAAATCCGTCGGGAAGCTCTTCGGACAACGCTTATTTCAATTGGAGAAACAGAAAAGAATTCATCGATCTAAACGGAGATGGAAGGGCGGATTTTCTAAGATATGACTCTTCCGGATCTAGGCTAATCGTTTCTTATTCTAATACGGACTCGGATGGAAATCTGTTTTATTCTGCTGACGGGGACGAGTCTTGGGTGACCGGAGGATACCTTCTCCCCTTGGATATCAATGGGGACGGTAAGCCGGAACTCTTGGGACTGAATGGAGAGAAAAAACCTTTCCAGTATCCTGTTGCTTCCAGTATTCCATTTGTGAATACGATTGGAGTTCGCCAGTTCCCTTATGAATCCAATTTAGAATTACATCTTTTGAGATTTCGTTCCGAAATTCCTTCCGGACTTTTGACTAAGATAGAAAACGGTTCTTATGTTTCCGATGGGGATGTAAGCGTTCAGTTGGAGTATTCTCTTTCTAAAAATCATCCGACTGCAAACGGACTTGGTTTATATGATCCGGATCATCCTGAAATTCTTCCATTCGTATTTCCTGATTTTCTAACGGTCAAACTTTCTCAGAAGGCAGGAACGACGGTCTTAGGAGAAAATTCATACAAGTACTTCTCCTCCAGATTCTATAGAGGCGGGTTTAGGAATTCCGGATATTTAGGGTTCCAAAAAATAGAAGAGGCGAATGCAATCTCCAATTATATTACGGAAACAAAATACGATTCTCCTTTTTTAGAAGCTGTTGGAACTCCTAGAGCTCAGACAAAATTTAGAAATGGGATCAAAGTTTCTGAATGGTATAAGAATATCCAAAAATCCAATTCTTCTAACGGAGGGATACAGATCTTAGAATCGGATTGTTTGGAGAATGTATATAGGGCAGGTAAATTATTCCAATCTTCTACTGTCTCTAAAACATACGATACTTATGGGAATATGATCCGTAAGGATACGAGTATCAACGGGACTACGGCCAGTGAAAAAGTTTCTTACCTGAACGATTGGAATGAGGGCGTATTAGGAAAGCCGACAGATATTCAAGTCCTGAAGAATGGAGAGTTAGTCTCTCACAGAATAATAGAATATTCTAATTTTCAAATATCAGCAGTTAAGGAGGAGATGAGTCCTGGTGTTTGGAAGACTGAGGCCATCCAGGCATACGACTCTTATGGAAATCCAAACCTCGTAAAAGAGTCTAACGGCAATTTGATCACTGTAGAATACGATCCGATCTTACATAAATTTCCGATAAAAATGACCAATGGATTGGGGCAGGTTACATTAAAAACTTATGATTTTGCGAATGGTTTAGAATTATCCAGCACGGCTGAAAACGGAGAAATTTCCAGAACGGAATACGATTCCCAGGGGAGGGCAGTAAAAAGTTATCTGCCAGGGGAGAGCGACTGGTCTGAAAAAATCGAATATGAAAATACCGGGGACCTAGAGAATCAGCTTGTCCGAAAAATCTTCCGCCGAAGTAATGGTGAGACTTTGCAGGAAGATTTGAGTAATAATATTACCAAGATCTCTAAAAGAAGAAGCAGCCTGGTAAACGGGTATGTTCTGGTAGAGGAGACTCGCCGGAATTTGGAGGGGCAAGTCACCAGGAAAATCGATCCGTACTTGGAAGGATCGAATCCTTTTTCCTGGACGGATTATACGTATGACGCCGAAGGGAACCAAGTCCGAAGCGAAAGGAACGACGGAACAGTAATCGAGTCCGAAACCGAGGGTTTGATCTCTAAAACCAGAGAGCTTCTTAACGGAAATCTAATAAAGGAAACCATTGAGGAGAAGAATGCTCTGGGCCAGGTAATTTCTTCTACCCAGCAGGGAAAGACCACACGTTATTCTTATGATCTCGCAGGTAGAATTTCGGAGATCATAGATCCGGAAAATGGGACCACAACCATAGAGACAGACTTTGGTGGAAGAAAGACCAAGGTTATCAGTCCGGATTCAGGCAAGATAGAATACGAATACGATCCTAACACCGGAAAATTATCCAAACAAAAATACCAGAACGGTTCCAGTATCCAATACGCTTACGATAGCTTAGGCAGGGTTTCTCAAGTCAAAGGAGATTCTCCTGAAACCGGGGCAGTGTATTATTCGTACGAATATGATGATCCTGAAAAAGAAAATGGGATCGGAAGATTGACCAAGGTTACTGACCCGTTAGGAACTACTGAGTTCGGATATGATCTGCGGGGAAATCAAAATCTGGTGGTGAAAAAATTAACGGAAGAAGATCTAGAATTTGTCATCCGGAAAAAATACAATCTACAAAACCAGATAGAAGAGACTGTTTATCCGGACGGAAGTATAGCAAAAAATCTATATTCCGAAGCAGGATTTCTTTCTGGGATCACTTTGACTCCAGGAGATGGAAGCGGTTCCGATTTTCCTGTTGTTCAATACCAAGGCCCTATCTTAGAGGATGGAGAACTTAAGATCCAAAGACAATTGGGGAATGGCGTTCGAACGGATATATATTATGATTTGATAAAACGTAGACCTAGTAGATTCGTTTCTGTTAAAGATACTGAAATTTACCAAAGTATAGAGTATAATTACGATCAGTTCGGAAATTATCTTTCTATTTTGGATAAAAAGAATCCTAGCAGGACGCAAAATTTTCAATACGATTCGGTCAATAGATTGGTGTCCGCTTCCGGAGTTTACGGAACGGAAGAATACACATATTCCGATTCAGGAAAATTGCTCCAAAAGGGAAATTTATTCTATTCTTATGAAAATCCTTCTCATAAGAATGCGGTAACAAAAGTTACAGGGCAAAATCAATCTTACCAATATTCTTATGATGGTTCCGGAAATATCATCTCCAAGAACGGAGAAAGTTTCCGTTACGATCCTTTCCAAAAATTAAAAGAGATCAAAACTGAAGACCAGGATAGCATCCGATTTGATTACGATTTTTCAGGAACCAGGATCCGAAAAACAAAATCCAGCGATTCCAGTAAGACGATCAGCTTAGGCGGATTGTACGAAGTTGTAATTTCTCCAGGAAAATCTCCTCAGCACACATTGTACTTCCGAGGAAATTCGGGAGATTTGGTTGCTCAATGGACCAGAGCGGATGCAGTACTTGTAAGTTATCAGGGCGATCGTATTTTTTCTCGAACTTCCGGAATAGAAACAGTTTGGAAGACATTGGCTTGGGCCGCAAAAGACAATTCGATCCGAGGAATTAAGTATTTATTCTTAATGCCAGGAACTAATTTAGGATTTTTGTATATAACAATCCTATTAGGTCTAGGATTCGGATTTATTTCCTTTAGAGAAGGACTTTGGAGATCTGTCTTAAAGTTTACTTCTCCGATACTGATCGTTTCTTTTTCCAACTGTTCCGTTTTGATACCGAATAGTAATGGAAATCCGCCTTGGTTGCTTCCTCCTCAATTCGATTCTAATACTCCGAATGTGAATACTCCTTTTGAACCTGGGGGGCCAGGTTCAGGCGCGGGACTCCCAGTCGGAGGGTTCTTATTTCTTCATCCGGATCATTTGGGATCCATCACTATGGCCACAGACGGGAATGGAAACAGGATCGCAGGCGGGGACCAAGGAGGAGCATCACATATTTCTTATAAACCGTACGGGGAGATCCAAAGAAACGATTCCTCCGGACCTGACGTGTTCCGCTATAAATATAACGGACAGGAAGAAGATAAGGAAACTGGTCTCTATTATTTCAAAGCGAGATACTACGATCCAATCATCGGAAGATTTTTACAGGCGGACTCGGTCATGGACACAACAAGACCGATGGGAATGGACCTGTACATGTATACGGAAGGTAATCCTGTTCGATACACTGACCCAAGCGGGAACAGTATTCTGAGTAGTTTCTTGGAAAGGAACGGACTCGGTTTTTTGAACTTTAATCTTTCATTAAGTACATTTTTCAGAAATGCGTTTTACGTAAGTTCTCAGAGGTGGAGCGATGCAGGTGCAGGAATTGCTATGGCATTAAATCCTGTAGGAATGATTGGAACTGCTTTTGGAGCGGGAGCGGTTGCTTCTATGGCAGGGGTTACTGCCGCAGCGACCGGGCTTGGACTTGCGATCGGAGCAGGAATGGGAGCTAGCGCAGCCGCTACGATCATTGCATTAAATTCGGTCGGATCTATGGGCTTAGGCTTAAACGCTTCTTCCTTAGGCTCTATTTCCGCGGCTACTTCGATCGGAACTACTATCGGAGCAGCAGCCTTAGCAGGCGCTGCCGCCCTTACATTAGGATTTACTTTAGCAACTGTGGCGGCTGCCACAGGGATTGCGACCGCTTCTTTGGTCTCAGCATTGGCTGCGTCCGCTGCAGGTGTAGCAGTACTTGTTGCTTTGGGAGCATTAGCAATCGCATCTATTTTGGCAATTACGGCTCTAACGGTTGCGGTAGGCACTGCGTTATTCGTTATCGCAATGATACCGATCACAGCAATGTTCGCTCTTGGGGTGGGGATGGGAATCGTAGGGGCGACCTTGTCTCCTTTCACTTTGCAAGCCTATGTGGCAGGCGGATATTCTAAATCAAGTTTTAATAATATACATTGGGATGAGAAGAATGCGAGGATCGCTGCTTGTTATTCCGTGGCAGGGCAGATGTTGGCCGTTACTGGGTTTTACGGGTATTTGGGTTATACGGCAGTTACGGCACAAGCGGCGATTATTAAGGATATTGTTACATACGGTGGTTATGCACTGACTGGAAAAAGTGTTTTAGAACAAGATTGGGGATCGGCGGGCACGGATCTTCTAAGTTATGGAATTAAACTTATTTGGGATAAGGATCTGCCACTCGGTCTAATTGTCAAAGCAGGAAATGCAACTCAGCAGACGTGCGGAGGAACTTTATGA
- a CDS encoding LA_3334 family protein translates to MHKKLIFVFCGIFFFPSYLFASEILFKNGDAFITEEVSEEPDYIFLSWKEKKYKIPRSELQRIDPRKKGPDSSYRYSEFKLTDGTQLKGILIEKRENKLILKTELGFVELDKSKVLYLNFDELTSEPPIIPEQFLLESFKQREWRIGLFGSGYYSWGAWGQAFPITYGGGAFLERDASSKFWFYGIFSEVSLGKGKNGNLYIWSQSAYLGKYYGPSSPYWLVGAGFSNLVRSGDEKISAINPDLIFEFGWNWQTEPRSALRIGIRSQCSMEEGSNFCRSGLRLSWGFAI, encoded by the coding sequence ATGCACAAAAAATTAATCTTTGTTTTTTGCGGGATCTTCTTCTTTCCCTCTTATCTTTTCGCCTCTGAAATTCTATTCAAGAATGGAGATGCATTTATCACGGAAGAAGTTTCGGAAGAACCAGATTACATCTTCCTTTCCTGGAAGGAGAAAAAATACAAGATCCCTAGATCGGAACTCCAACGAATAGACCCCAGGAAGAAGGGCCCGGATTCTTCATATCGTTATTCCGAATTCAAACTAACCGATGGAACCCAACTCAAAGGGATCTTGATCGAAAAAAGAGAAAATAAACTCATTCTAAAGACGGAACTGGGTTTTGTAGAATTGGACAAAAGTAAAGTCCTTTATCTGAATTTTGACGAACTCACATCAGAACCACCGATTATCCCCGAACAATTTCTATTAGAATCTTTTAAACAAAGAGAATGGAGAATTGGATTGTTCGGTTCGGGATATTATTCTTGGGGCGCATGGGGACAAGCATTCCCTATCACCTATGGAGGAGGAGCATTCTTAGAAAGAGATGCAAGTTCCAAGTTTTGGTTTTATGGAATTTTTTCCGAGGTTTCTCTTGGAAAAGGTAAGAATGGGAACCTGTACATTTGGAGCCAATCCGCTTATCTTGGAAAATATTACGGGCCTTCTTCTCCTTATTGGTTGGTGGGTGCGGGTTTCAGCAATTTGGTCCGATCGGGAGACGAAAAGATCTCTGCGATCAATCCCGATTTAATTTTTGAATTCGGTTGGAATTGGCAGACAGAGCCAAGATCTGCCTTACGGATCGGAATTCGATCTCAATGTAGTATGGAAGAAGGTTCCAATTTCTGTAGGTCAGGGCTCCGACTCTCTTGGGGGTTTGCAATATGA
- a CDS encoding tetratricopeptide repeat protein — MRIKFCISAFFRIFIFCFLLASPLFLYSEGEPMENEWIKEGNILLESKQFEEAELLANSILGSDPSNSKAEFILTQAWIGMGKEERKKGNFQKAKEYLGKAYEKWPLNENIRKELAELENSHLQFKKSPMPLRNNSLIQNVYNKSTEDLTLSVNLLRLEIEKLKTELETERKEHTKEKSWAWAYLLLGIQIVVLFGIFSKISKL, encoded by the coding sequence ATGAGAATAAAATTTTGCATATCTGCATTTTTTAGAATATTCATATTTTGTTTTCTATTAGCTTCTCCTTTGTTCTTATATTCAGAAGGAGAGCCAATGGAAAACGAATGGATCAAAGAAGGAAATATACTATTAGAATCCAAACAGTTCGAAGAAGCGGAACTATTAGCAAATTCCATTTTAGGCTCGGATCCTTCCAACTCTAAGGCAGAATTTATACTGACCCAGGCATGGATCGGAATGGGCAAAGAGGAAAGGAAAAAAGGAAATTTTCAAAAGGCAAAAGAGTATTTAGGAAAAGCCTACGAGAAATGGCCTTTGAATGAAAATATCCGAAAGGAACTTGCAGAATTAGAAAATTCTCATCTTCAATTCAAAAAATCGCCGATGCCGCTTAGAAACAATTCTCTCATTCAAAATGTTTACAATAAAAGCACGGAAGATTTAACTCTTAGTGTCAACCTTCTCCGCTTAGAAATTGAAAAACTAAAAACCGAATTGGAAACAGAAAGAAAAGAACACACGAAAGAGAAAAGTTGGGCCTGGGCCTATCTTCTTTTAGGCATTCAAATCGTAGTCCTATTTGGAATTTTTAGTAAAATTAGTAAATTATGA
- a CDS encoding ankyrin repeat domain-containing protein: MFQMIAAGHKAQVIYSLRENPDLASKQNAEGITPLLFALYYGKEDIVNSYLALGIPLNLFEAAALGDEDRVKELVNSNSSIVHSYSPDGWTPLHLASHFGRLSIIQYLLEKGADIQAKSRSKFSIGNTALHSAVASWRADAVALLLENGADPNFTQDGGFSPLHIAASRQGNEQIVSLLLKKGANPDLKTEDGKTAREIAAERGVAFSA; this comes from the coding sequence ATGTTCCAAATGATCGCCGCCGGTCATAAAGCCCAAGTTATCTATTCTTTGAGAGAAAATCCGGACCTAGCCTCCAAACAAAATGCGGAAGGGATCACTCCATTACTATTCGCTCTTTATTACGGCAAAGAAGATATAGTAAATTCGTATCTTGCCCTGGGAATTCCGCTCAATCTATTCGAAGCGGCAGCTTTAGGAGACGAGGATCGTGTCAAAGAACTCGTAAACTCCAATTCGAGTATCGTTCATTCTTATAGTCCTGATGGTTGGACACCTTTACATTTGGCATCTCATTTCGGAAGACTTTCCATAATTCAATATTTATTGGAGAAGGGCGCAGACATCCAGGCTAAGTCCAGAAGTAAATTTTCGATCGGTAATACAGCATTACATTCCGCAGTGGCTTCTTGGAGAGCGGATGCAGTTGCGTTGCTATTGGAGAATGGTGCCGATCCAAATTTTACCCAAGATGGAGGCTTTTCTCCGCTTCATATCGCAGCTTCCAGACAAGGGAATGAGCAGATCGTTTCTCTACTTCTAAAGAAGGGAGCAAATCCGGATCTAAAAACGGAAGATGGAAAAACTGCCAGAGAGATCGCGGCGGAGAGAGGAGTCGCCTTTAGCGCTTAG
- a CDS encoding YncE family protein, whose product MRYRFPSILPALLIFFSFCGDIERPPLYTLFLTPNLPNNIGVVTTDFASGGRFKVLNPELLLSYPGLTPIHSDALARFGNGRVYILNRLNRDSIQVLDPDFGFQTVAEWSMGSGTNPTDIAIVGQNKAYVSLYGSRILRIIHPLTGANLGQIDLGGYSEPSAIPDNLPEMSGMQIVGTSLFVVLQRLDRNDPSGYFPPGPWGSLLLEIDTVTDSIVSTYTFPVPNPVGKPQMLELFGETHIVFAAANRMGFLSQVDGGVVAFRLSSRTFRSGFLFPETAAGGDILGVQIKSEQLGYASVLDASFNKTLQVFNPSTGQKLASLLFVPSSYDASLTTILLGDDEILYVSNTQFTQPGVTMFDTRDNRLLTPVPISVDLQPFDLIQLKE is encoded by the coding sequence ATGAGATATAGATTTCCTTCCATTCTTCCAGCTTTACTTATTTTCTTTTCCTTCTGTGGAGATATTGAAAGGCCACCGTTATATACTTTATTCTTAACTCCAAATCTTCCGAACAATATAGGAGTGGTGACCACTGACTTTGCAAGCGGGGGCAGATTTAAGGTATTAAATCCGGAACTTCTTCTTTCTTATCCTGGGTTAACGCCGATCCATTCGGATGCACTAGCCAGATTCGGGAATGGTAGAGTGTATATTCTAAATCGTTTAAATAGGGACAGCATTCAGGTTTTAGATCCGGATTTTGGGTTCCAAACCGTGGCGGAATGGTCCATGGGCTCCGGGACAAACCCGACAGATATTGCGATCGTCGGTCAGAATAAGGCTTATGTATCACTTTATGGATCTAGAATATTAAGGATCATTCATCCTTTGACTGGTGCGAATTTGGGACAAATAGATCTGGGGGGATATTCCGAGCCAAGTGCTATTCCTGATAATCTCCCTGAAATGTCCGGAATGCAGATCGTAGGTACGAGTCTTTTTGTGGTATTACAAAGGTTGGACCGAAACGATCCGAGCGGGTATTTTCCTCCCGGTCCTTGGGGATCCCTTCTTTTAGAAATAGATACTGTAACGGATTCTATTGTTTCCACTTATACATTTCCAGTTCCGAACCCGGTGGGTAAACCCCAGATGTTGGAACTTTTCGGAGAGACACATATAGTCTTTGCCGCTGCGAATAGAATGGGTTTTTTAAGCCAAGTTGACGGGGGAGTGGTGGCATTTCGACTTTCTTCCCGTACTTTTCGCTCTGGCTTTTTATTTCCGGAAACTGCGGCAGGCGGGGACATACTCGGAGTGCAGATCAAAAGCGAACAGTTGGGTTATGCAAGCGTTCTGGATGCATCTTTCAATAAAACATTACAAGTATTTAATCCAAGCACAGGACAGAAACTGGCAAGTTTACTTTTTGTTCCTTCTTCTTACGATGCAAGTTTGACCACAATCTTGCTCGGGGACGACGAGATTCTTTACGTTTCCAATACTCAATTCACTCAGCCAGGAGTTACCATGTTCGATACGAGAGACAATCGGCTTTTAACCCCGGTTCCAATCTCAGTGGACCTCCAACCTTTCGACCTAATACAACTCAAAGAATAA